In Streptomyces sp. SN-593, a single genomic region encodes these proteins:
- a CDS encoding carbohydrate kinase family protein — protein MDDHPVLDPLGGVRAPGDPATDVYLTGTVFLDIIFTGLDQAPVRGTESWARGMGSSPGGIANMATALARLGLRTTLAAAFGDDMYGDYCWESLREGEGIDLGPSRRVPGWHSPVTVSMAYEGERTMVSHGHRAPPPEDAVPTCPPPARAAVASLGGPDAGGEPGDWIARAAATGTKVFADVGWDETGRWDPADLDGLRHCAAFLPNAEEAVRYTRADGPREAARRLAERVPLAVVTLGAQGAFAVDSSTGRTAEVPALAVEALDPTGAGDVFVAGFVTGTLAQWPLTDRLAFASLCAALSVQEFGGSLSAPGWIEIAGWWEQAKAYAGQSPAHREALCRYGFLEDLLPAATRPWPLRRAVPTIGFRPAQGPARGPAQGAGQGPARGPAGGPAAAPGGAVRKGEP, from the coding sequence ATGGACGATCATCCCGTTCTGGACCCGTTGGGGGGAGTACGCGCGCCGGGCGACCCGGCGACGGACGTGTACCTGACCGGCACCGTCTTCCTGGACATCATCTTCACCGGGCTGGACCAGGCCCCCGTGCGGGGCACCGAGTCGTGGGCGCGCGGCATGGGCTCCAGCCCCGGCGGCATCGCCAACATGGCCACCGCCCTGGCCCGCCTCGGCCTGCGCACGACGCTCGCCGCCGCGTTCGGCGACGACATGTACGGCGACTACTGCTGGGAGAGCCTGCGCGAGGGCGAGGGCATCGACCTCGGCCCGTCCCGCCGCGTCCCCGGCTGGCACAGCCCCGTCACCGTCTCGATGGCGTACGAGGGCGAGCGGACCATGGTCAGCCACGGCCACCGCGCCCCGCCGCCGGAGGACGCGGTGCCCACCTGCCCGCCGCCGGCCCGCGCCGCGGTCGCCTCGCTCGGCGGACCGGACGCGGGCGGGGAGCCGGGCGACTGGATCGCGCGGGCCGCGGCCACCGGCACGAAGGTCTTCGCCGACGTCGGCTGGGACGAGACCGGCCGCTGGGACCCCGCCGACCTCGACGGGCTGCGGCACTGCGCCGCCTTCCTGCCCAACGCCGAGGAGGCGGTCCGCTACACCCGGGCCGACGGCCCCCGCGAGGCCGCCCGGCGCCTGGCCGAACGCGTACCGCTCGCCGTGGTCACCCTCGGTGCGCAGGGCGCCTTCGCGGTGGACTCCTCGACCGGCCGCACCGCCGAGGTGCCCGCGCTGGCGGTGGAGGCGCTGGACCCGACCGGCGCGGGGGACGTCTTCGTGGCCGGCTTCGTCACCGGCACCCTCGCTCAGTGGCCGCTGACCGACCGGCTGGCGTTCGCCTCGCTGTGCGCCGCGCTGTCGGTGCAGGAGTTCGGCGGGTCGCTGTCCGCGCCCGGCTGGATCGAGATCGCCGGCTGGTGGGAGCAGGCCAAGGCGTACGCGGGCCAGTCCCCGGCCCACCGCGAGGCGCTGTGCCGGTACGGCTTCCTGGAGGACCTGCTGCCCGCGGCCACCCGCCCCTGGCCGCTGCGCCGCGCCGTTCCCACGATCGGCTTCCGCCCGGCGCAGGGACCGGCACGGGGACCGGCGCAGGGGGCGGGGCAGGGACCGGCTCGGGGACCGGCCGGCGGGCCGGCGGCGGCCCCCGGCGGCGCGGTCCGGAAGGGCGAGCCGTAA
- a CDS encoding ribonuclease Z — protein sequence MSPRELVVLGTASQVPTRQRNHNGYVLRWDDEGILFDPGDGTQRQMAHAGVAAHDLTRICVTHFHGDHSLGLAGVVQRINLDRVPHPVTAHYPAAGRHYFDRLRYATAYHETADLREQPVEADGPIAATAGFTLSARRLSHPVEAYGYRLDEPDGRRMLPERLAAHGVAGPDIGRLQREGELRGVRLDQVSEPRRGQSFAFVMDTRMCPAVPELAAGCDMLVIESTFLDQDAGSAEEHGHLTAGQAGRVAAEAGVRHLVLTHFSQRYPGPDDFGHQARAAGFTGELTVAHDLMRVPVPRRRP from the coding sequence ATGTCACCCCGCGAACTCGTCGTGCTCGGCACGGCCAGCCAGGTGCCGACCCGGCAGCGCAACCACAACGGCTACGTGCTGCGCTGGGACGACGAGGGCATCCTCTTCGACCCCGGCGACGGCACCCAGCGGCAGATGGCGCACGCCGGCGTGGCCGCCCACGACCTGACCCGGATCTGCGTCACGCACTTCCACGGCGACCACAGCCTGGGCCTGGCAGGGGTGGTCCAGCGGATCAACCTGGACCGGGTGCCGCACCCGGTCACCGCGCACTACCCGGCGGCCGGCCGGCACTACTTCGACCGGCTGCGGTACGCCACCGCCTACCACGAGACCGCCGACCTGCGCGAGCAGCCGGTCGAGGCGGACGGCCCGATCGCGGCGACCGCGGGGTTCACGCTGTCGGCCCGCCGGCTGTCCCACCCGGTGGAGGCGTACGGCTACCGGCTGGACGAGCCGGACGGGCGGCGGATGCTGCCGGAGCGGCTGGCCGCACACGGCGTCGCGGGCCCGGACATCGGCCGGCTGCAACGGGAGGGCGAACTGCGCGGGGTGCGGCTCGACCAGGTCAGCGAGCCGCGCCGGGGCCAGTCGTTCGCCTTCGTGATGGACACCCGGATGTGTCCCGCGGTGCCCGAACTCGCCGCCGGCTGCGACATGCTGGTGATCGAGTCCACCTTCCTCGACCAGGACGCCGGCAGCGCCGAGGAGCACGGCCATCTGACGGCCGGCCAGGCGGGCCGGGTGGCCGCTGAGGCGGGTGTGCGGCACCTGGTGCTCACCCACTTCTCGCAGCGCTACCCCGGCCCGGACGACTTCGGGCACCAGGCCCGCGCGGCGGGCTTCACCGGCGAACTCACCGTCGCCCACGACCTGATGCGTGTCCCGGTGCCCAGGCGCCGCCCCTGA
- a CDS encoding 6-phospho-beta-glucosidase produces MRLTILGGGGFRVPLVFRALQGDPTVTELVLHDTDPLRLRVVAKILAEQAAGGPRGPRVRVETDLDTALRAADFVFSAMRVGGTEGRVRDEHIPLAEGVLGQETVGAGGVLYGLRTIPVALHVAERVRAVAPSAWVINFTNPAGMVTEAMARVLGPRVIGICDSPVGLVRRAARAAGADPDAPGFSYDYVGLNHLGWLRGLAADGRELLPGLLADPAALGSFEEGRLFGAEWLSALGSVPNEYLHYYYFRREALAAVRSADATRGEFLHRRQSEFFAAADRARGAGEGAAGESGGAGAGAEAGAGNGNGAGSDGGPSAYGLWDRARLEREETYMAENRAATGGWQRDPHDLDGGGYDKVALALMRAIARDERTVLILNVPGGGAVPLLDPDAVVEVPCEVGAFGARPIPVAAPDEHQAGLMLALKSVERAAIEAATTGSRAAALRALVRHPLVDSAAAASRILTAAKW; encoded by the coding sequence GTGCGGCTCACCATCCTCGGCGGAGGCGGCTTCAGGGTGCCGCTGGTCTTCCGCGCGCTCCAGGGGGACCCGACGGTCACGGAACTGGTGCTGCACGACACGGACCCGCTGCGCCTGCGGGTCGTCGCGAAGATCCTGGCCGAGCAGGCGGCCGGGGGCCCGCGCGGGCCCCGGGTCCGGGTCGAGACCGACCTCGACACGGCCCTGCGCGCCGCGGACTTCGTCTTCTCGGCGATGCGGGTCGGCGGCACCGAGGGCCGGGTCCGCGACGAGCACATCCCGCTGGCGGAGGGCGTCCTCGGCCAGGAGACGGTGGGTGCGGGAGGCGTGCTGTACGGCCTGCGCACGATTCCGGTGGCGTTGCACGTCGCGGAGCGGGTCCGCGCGGTGGCCCCGTCCGCGTGGGTGATCAACTTCACCAATCCCGCCGGGATGGTGACGGAGGCGATGGCCCGCGTGCTGGGCCCGCGGGTGATCGGCATCTGCGACTCGCCGGTCGGCCTGGTGCGGCGGGCCGCGCGGGCGGCGGGCGCGGACCCGGACGCGCCGGGCTTCTCGTACGACTACGTGGGCCTGAACCACCTCGGCTGGCTGCGCGGACTCGCGGCCGACGGGCGGGAGTTGCTGCCGGGGCTGCTCGCGGACCCGGCGGCGCTCGGGTCGTTCGAGGAGGGCCGGCTGTTCGGCGCGGAGTGGCTGTCGGCGCTGGGTTCGGTGCCGAACGAGTACCTGCACTACTACTACTTCCGGCGGGAGGCGCTGGCCGCGGTGCGCTCGGCGGACGCCACCCGGGGGGAGTTCCTGCACCGGCGCCAGTCGGAGTTCTTCGCGGCGGCGGACCGTGCGCGCGGCGCCGGCGAGGGCGCGGCCGGCGAGTCCGGCGGCGCGGGGGCCGGGGCGGAGGCCGGGGCCGGGAACGGGAACGGGGCCGGGTCGGACGGCGGGCCTTCGGCGTACGGCCTGTGGGACCGCGCCCGGTTGGAGCGCGAGGAGACCTACATGGCCGAGAACCGCGCGGCCACCGGCGGCTGGCAGCGAGACCCGCACGACCTGGACGGCGGCGGCTACGACAAGGTGGCGCTCGCGCTGATGCGCGCCATCGCCCGCGACGAGCGCACCGTGCTGATCCTCAACGTGCCCGGCGGCGGGGCCGTTCCGCTGCTCGACCCGGACGCGGTGGTCGAAGTGCCGTGCGAGGTGGGCGCGTTCGGGGCGCGGCCGATTCCGGTGGCGGCCCCCGACGAGCACCAGGCCGGGCTGATGCTGGCGCTGAAGTCGGTGGAACGGGCGGCGATCGAGGCGGCCACCACCGGTTCACGGGCGGCGGCGCTGCGCGCGCTGGTCCGGCATCCGCTGGTGGACTCCGCGGCGGCGGCGAGCCGCATCCTCACCGCCGCGAAGTGGTGA
- a CDS encoding histidine triad nucleotide-binding protein: MAGEAQPDCLFCKIVAGDIPATVVRETPTTIAFRDINPQAPTHVLVIPRVHYANATELAAGDPAAAADVLREAGEVAAQEKVADTGYRIVFNTGPGAGQTVFHAHAHVLGGCDLQRLV, from the coding sequence GTGGCGGGAGAAGCACAGCCGGACTGCCTGTTCTGCAAGATCGTGGCCGGGGACATCCCGGCCACGGTGGTGCGGGAGACGCCGACCACCATCGCGTTCCGGGACATCAACCCCCAGGCGCCGACCCACGTCCTGGTGATCCCGCGGGTGCACTACGCGAACGCGACGGAGCTGGCCGCCGGCGACCCGGCCGCGGCAGCCGACGTGCTGCGGGAGGCCGGCGAGGTGGCCGCCCAGGAGAAGGTCGCCGACACCGGCTACCGGATCGTCTTCAACACCGGCCCGGGCGCCGGCCAGACGGTCTTCCACGCGCACGCCCACGTGCTGGGCGGCTGCGACCTCCAGCGGCTGGTCTGA
- a CDS encoding HAD family acid phosphatase, with amino-acid sequence MPRARLSLRTRALAVTATAVTLGATIYGVGVATADNSVPRSDKQIPNLTNVVSEIKAYYGDTVDASGEHQASPTSNYAKQVAGIEAKAKSYLAQAAATGGHGKGHGKSGKPAIVLDVDDTSLLTYNYELEVGFNYTPASNQTYLDTKNMPPVFGVDTLVNWAASKGITVFWITGRPEAQRADTTRNLTAEGFKAPSDTAHLYLKNTATPPSYLSCGATCTTVEYKSGTRAHIESLGYDIVGNFGDQYSDLEGGHADRSFKLPNPMYYLP; translated from the coding sequence ATGCCCCGTGCCCGACTGTCCCTGCGTACCCGCGCGCTGGCCGTCACCGCCACCGCGGTCACGCTGGGCGCCACGATCTACGGCGTCGGCGTCGCCACCGCGGACAACTCCGTGCCGCGCAGCGACAAGCAGATCCCCAACCTCACCAACGTCGTCAGCGAGATCAAGGCGTACTACGGCGACACCGTGGACGCGTCGGGCGAGCACCAGGCGTCGCCGACCAGCAACTACGCCAAGCAGGTCGCCGGGATCGAGGCGAAGGCGAAGTCCTACCTGGCACAGGCGGCGGCCACCGGCGGCCACGGCAAGGGCCACGGCAAGAGCGGCAAGCCCGCGATCGTGCTCGACGTGGACGACACCAGCCTGCTGACGTACAACTACGAGCTGGAGGTGGGCTTCAACTACACCCCGGCGAGCAACCAGACGTACCTGGACACCAAGAACATGCCTCCGGTCTTCGGCGTGGACACCCTGGTCAACTGGGCCGCCTCGAAGGGCATCACGGTCTTCTGGATCACCGGCCGCCCGGAGGCGCAGCGCGCCGACACCACGCGGAACCTGACCGCCGAGGGCTTCAAGGCGCCGTCCGACACCGCGCACCTGTACCTGAAGAACACGGCCACGCCGCCGTCCTACCTGTCCTGCGGCGCGACCTGCACCACGGTGGAGTACAAGTCCGGCACCCGGGCGCACATCGAGTCGCTGGGCTACGACATCGTCGGCAACTTCGGCGACCAGTACAGCGACCTGGAGGGCGGCCACGCGGACCGCTCGTTCAAGCTGCCGAACCCGATGTACTACCTGCCGTAG
- a CDS encoding PhoH family protein: MTQTPTQQQPQQPHQARAHFVVPAKHPMVTVLGSGDALLRVIEQAFPAVDIHVRGNEISAVGDAADVALVQRLFDEMMLVLRTGQPMTEDAVERSIAMLRANGRSADGEAETPAQVLTQNILSNRGRTIRPKTVNQKRYVDAIDRHTIVFGIGPAGTGKTYLAMAKAVQALQSKQVNRIILTRPAVEAGERLGFLPGTLYEKIDPYLRPLYDALHDMLDPDSIPRLMAAGTIEVAPLAYMRGRTLNDAFIILDEAQNTSAEQMKMFLTRLGFDSKIVITGDVTQIDLPGGTKSGLRQVQDILFDVDDVHFSRLTSTDVVRHKLVGRIVDAYERYDNAQAEEGAARDRDAGRARGNGSGPKRK; this comes from the coding sequence ATGACTCAGACACCGACCCAGCAGCAGCCGCAGCAGCCGCACCAGGCACGCGCGCACTTCGTCGTACCGGCCAAGCACCCCATGGTGACCGTCCTGGGTTCCGGTGACGCCCTCCTCCGGGTGATCGAGCAGGCGTTCCCCGCGGTCGACATCCACGTCAGGGGCAACGAGATCAGCGCGGTCGGCGACGCGGCCGACGTGGCCCTGGTCCAGCGGCTGTTCGACGAGATGATGCTGGTGCTGCGCACCGGCCAGCCCATGACGGAGGACGCCGTCGAGCGGTCGATCGCCATGCTCCGGGCGAACGGGCGGTCGGCCGACGGCGAGGCGGAGACGCCCGCCCAGGTCCTCACCCAGAACATCCTCTCCAACCGCGGTCGCACCATCCGGCCCAAGACGGTCAACCAGAAGCGCTACGTCGACGCGATCGACCGGCACACGATCGTCTTCGGCATCGGCCCGGCCGGCACCGGCAAGACCTACCTGGCGATGGCGAAGGCCGTGCAGGCCCTCCAGTCCAAGCAGGTCAACCGGATCATCCTGACCCGCCCCGCGGTCGAGGCCGGCGAACGCCTCGGCTTCCTGCCCGGCACCCTGTACGAGAAGATCGACCCGTACCTGCGCCCGCTCTACGACGCGCTGCACGACATGCTGGACCCCGACTCCATCCCCCGCCTGATGGCCGCCGGCACCATCGAGGTCGCCCCCCTGGCCTACATGCGGGGACGTACGCTTAATGATGCGTTCATCATCCTGGACGAGGCGCAGAACACCAGCGCCGAGCAGATGAAGATGTTCCTGACCCGGCTCGGCTTCGACTCCAAGATCGTCATCACCGGTGACGTCACGCAGATCGACCTGCCGGGCGGCACCAAGAGCGGGCTGCGCCAGGTGCAGGACATCCTCTTCGACGTGGACGACGTGCACTTCTCCCGGCTCACCAGCACCGACGTGGTCCGCCATAAGCTGGTCGGGCGCATCGTGGACGCCTACGAGCGCTACGACAACGCCCAGGCCGAGGAAGGGGCCGCGCGCGACCGGGACGCCGGGCGCGCCCGCGGCAACGGCTCGGGGCCCAAGAGAAAGTAA
- the ybeY gene encoding rRNA maturation RNase YbeY, giving the protein MAIDVNNESGWDIDDEAVLDTARYALHRMRIHPLSELSVILVDAAAMEQLHLQWMNLPGPTDVMSFPMDELRPGKEDDEPEQGLLGDIVLCPEVAKKQGEEAPTKHSMDEELQLLTVHGVLHLLGYDHEEPEEKAEMFGLQKAILDGWRAERGVEGPSPAPTTR; this is encoded by the coding sequence ATGGCGATCGACGTCAACAACGAGTCCGGCTGGGACATCGACGACGAGGCGGTCCTCGACACCGCCCGTTACGCCCTGCACCGGATGCGCATCCACCCGCTCTCCGAACTGTCGGTGATCCTGGTGGACGCCGCGGCGATGGAGCAGCTCCACCTCCAGTGGATGAACCTCCCCGGCCCCACCGATGTCATGTCCTTCCCGATGGACGAGCTGCGCCCGGGCAAGGAGGACGACGAACCCGAGCAGGGCCTGCTCGGCGACATCGTGCTGTGCCCGGAGGTGGCGAAGAAGCAGGGCGAGGAGGCGCCGACGAAGCACTCCATGGACGAGGAGCTCCAGCTCCTCACCGTGCACGGCGTGCTCCACCTGCTGGGATACGACCACGAGGAGCCGGAGGAGAAGGCCGAGATGTTCGGCCTCCAGAAGGCGATCCTGGACGGCTGGCGGGCCGAGCGCGGCGTCGAGGGCCCCTCGCCCGCGCCCACCACCCGCTGA
- a CDS encoding hemolysin family protein, which translates to MVVFAVLLVIVAWLAACAEAGLARVSRFRAEDALRSGRRGAANLVAVASDPTRYLNVALLVRVACETAAAVLITVVADRHFDRTWQVLCVAIGVMVLVSYVAVGVSPRTIGRQHPMNTATAASYVLLPLARVMGPVPGLLILLGNALTPGKGFKRGPFASEAELRAAVDLAESESLIEDEERRMVHSVFELGDTIVREVMVPRPELVMIERFKTVRQAMTLALRSGFSRIPVTGESEDDVVGFVYLKDLARRVHVNRDAESDQVSALIRPAFFVPDTKNAGDLLREMQQQRNHVAVVVDEYGGTAGIVTIEDILEEIVGEITDEYDRETPPVERLGGGRFRVTARLDIGDLGELYGVPLDDDDVETVGGLLAKALGRVPIPGAGAVVPLPVDPSSVGPDGTVALRLTAETQAGRRNRIGTVLVEPVSGAEASGATRSGAGPGRTGAGPQEDEPADAESDDASRAGPG; encoded by the coding sequence ATGGTCGTCTTCGCCGTACTGCTCGTCATCGTGGCCTGGCTCGCGGCGTGCGCCGAGGCCGGGCTCGCCCGGGTCTCCCGGTTCCGCGCCGAGGACGCGCTGCGCTCCGGCCGGCGCGGGGCCGCGAACCTGGTCGCGGTCGCCTCCGACCCCACCCGCTACCTCAACGTGGCGCTGCTGGTGCGCGTCGCCTGCGAGACGGCGGCGGCCGTCCTCATCACGGTCGTCGCCGACCGCCACTTCGACCGCACCTGGCAGGTGCTGTGCGTCGCGATCGGCGTGATGGTGCTGGTGTCGTACGTGGCGGTCGGGGTCTCGCCGCGCACCATCGGCCGCCAGCACCCGATGAACACCGCCACGGCGGCGTCGTACGTGCTGCTGCCGCTGGCCCGGGTGATGGGGCCGGTGCCGGGGCTGCTGATCCTGCTGGGCAACGCGCTCACGCCCGGGAAGGGCTTCAAGCGCGGGCCGTTCGCGAGCGAGGCGGAACTGCGCGCGGCGGTGGACCTGGCCGAGTCGGAGTCGCTGATCGAGGACGAGGAGCGCCGGATGGTGCACTCGGTCTTCGAGCTGGGCGACACGATCGTGCGGGAGGTGATGGTGCCGCGCCCCGAACTGGTGATGATCGAGCGCTTCAAGACGGTGCGCCAGGCCATGACGCTTGCGCTGCGCAGCGGCTTCTCGCGGATTCCGGTGACCGGGGAGAGCGAGGACGACGTGGTCGGCTTCGTCTACCTCAAGGACCTGGCACGGCGGGTGCACGTCAACCGCGACGCCGAGTCCGACCAGGTGTCCGCGCTGATCCGCCCGGCGTTCTTCGTGCCCGACACCAAGAACGCGGGGGACCTGCTGCGCGAGATGCAGCAGCAGCGCAACCACGTCGCGGTCGTCGTCGACGAGTACGGCGGCACCGCCGGCATCGTGACGATCGAGGACATCCTGGAGGAGATCGTCGGGGAGATCACCGACGAGTACGACCGGGAGACGCCGCCGGTGGAGCGGCTGGGCGGCGGGCGGTTCCGGGTGACCGCGCGGCTGGACATCGGCGACCTCGGCGAGCTGTACGGGGTGCCGTTGGACGACGACGACGTGGAGACGGTCGGCGGCCTGCTGGCGAAGGCGCTCGGCCGGGTGCCGATCCCGGGCGCGGGCGCGGTGGTCCCGCTGCCGGTGGACCCCTCGTCGGTCGGCCCGGACGGCACGGTCGCGCTGCGGCTGACCGCGGAGACGCAGGCGGGGCGGCGGAACCGGATCGGCACGGTGCTGGTGGAGCCGGTGAGCGGCGCGGAGGCGTCCGGTGCGACCCGTTCCGGTGCCGGGCCCGGCCGTACCGGTGCCGGGCCGCAGGAGGACGAGCCCGCCGACGCGGAGTCCGACGACGCTTCCCGGGCGGGCCCGGGCTGA